A region of Dermochelys coriacea isolate rDerCor1 chromosome 1, rDerCor1.pri.v4, whole genome shotgun sequence DNA encodes the following proteins:
- the NFYB gene encoding nuclear transcription factor Y subunit beta isoform X2 has protein sequence MDGDSSTTDASQLGIAGDYIGGSHFVIQPHDDTEDSMNDHEDTNGSKESFREQDIYLPIANVARIMKNAIPQTGKIAKDAKECVQECVSEFISFITSEASERCHQEKRKTINGEDILFAMSTLGFDSYVEPLKLYLQKFREAMKGEKGIGGTVTTADGLSEELTEEAFNLWCSANSVLMI, from the exons aTGGATGGTGACAGTTCTACAACAGATGCTTCTCAGTTAGGAATTGCTGGAGATTACATTGGTGGTAGTCACTTTGTAATACAGCCTCATGATG ACACTGAGGACAGTATGAATGATCATGAAGACACAAATGGCTCAAAAGAGAGTTTTAGAGAACAAGATATATATCTTCCAATTGCAAATGTGGCAAGGATAATGAAAAATGCCATACCCCAGACAGGAAAG ATTGCTAAAGATGCAAAGGAGTGTGTGCAAGAGTGTGTAAGTGAATTCATCAGCTTTATAACATCTGAAGCAAGTGAGAGGTGTCATCAAGAGAAACGAAAGACTATCAATGGAGAGGATATTCTCTTTGCCATGTCTACCTTGGGATTTGATAGTTATGTTGAACCTTTGAAGCTGTATCTCCAAAAATTCAGAGAG GCAATGAAAGGAGAGAAAGGGATTGGAGGAACAGTTACAACTGCAGACGGTCTTAGTGAAGAGCTCACAGAAGAAGCATTTA ATCTCTGGTGTTCAGCAAATTCAGTTCTCATGATTTGA
- the NFYB gene encoding nuclear transcription factor Y subunit beta isoform X1, translating to MDGDSSTTDASQLGIAGDYIGGSHFVIQPHDDTEDSMNDHEDTNGSKESFREQDIYLPIANVARIMKNAIPQTGKIAKDAKECVQECVSEFISFITSEASERCHQEKRKTINGEDILFAMSTLGFDSYVEPLKLYLQKFREAMKGEKGIGGTVTTADGLSEELTEEAFTNQLPAGLITTDGQQQNVMVYTTSYQQISGVQQIQFS from the exons aTGGATGGTGACAGTTCTACAACAGATGCTTCTCAGTTAGGAATTGCTGGAGATTACATTGGTGGTAGTCACTTTGTAATACAGCCTCATGATG ACACTGAGGACAGTATGAATGATCATGAAGACACAAATGGCTCAAAAGAGAGTTTTAGAGAACAAGATATATATCTTCCAATTGCAAATGTGGCAAGGATAATGAAAAATGCCATACCCCAGACAGGAAAG ATTGCTAAAGATGCAAAGGAGTGTGTGCAAGAGTGTGTAAGTGAATTCATCAGCTTTATAACATCTGAAGCAAGTGAGAGGTGTCATCAAGAGAAACGAAAGACTATCAATGGAGAGGATATTCTCTTTGCCATGTCTACCTTGGGATTTGATAGTTATGTTGAACCTTTGAAGCTGTATCTCCAAAAATTCAGAGAG GCAATGAAAGGAGAGAAAGGGATTGGAGGAACAGTTACAACTGCAGACGGTCTTAGTGAAGAGCTCACAGAAGAAGCATTTA CTAACCAGTTGCCAGCAGGTTTAATAACTACAGATGGCCAACAGCAAAATGTTATGGTTTATACAACATCTTATCAACAG ATCTCTGGTGTTCAGCAAATTCAGTTCTCATGA